The Paramisgurnus dabryanus chromosome 3, PD_genome_1.1, whole genome shotgun sequence genome includes a window with the following:
- the LOC135768882 gene encoding GTPase IMAP family member 7-like: MDHKVSRWPFVVFGNSTSVQFDHDNILLGEESPPLKDEVFSKIDPVQIKISGSQVSIINMINHDTKHHLDSADQLIDQLMHDNEISAFIFVVRLGQLTDADKMSLEWLQRVFGDSVLQFVMILFTYERKEESDSIIDDLKKNTVEEKLVKKCGGRYHICSKTMNNQSEMSELMRKIDHLSNENQDKYYTEQMYSTQLRERKKQKKNAVRRNALTRGHTEKEIELLMARWLQLASDRNGG; encoded by the exons ATGG atcacaaggTTTCCAGATGGCCCTTTGTGGTATTTGGAAACTCTACATCAGTTCAGTTTGATCACGACAACATTCTACTGGGAGAAGAATCACCTCCTCTTAAAGATGAAGTATTCTCCAAGATTGATCCTGTACAGATAAAGATATCAGGAAGTCAGGTCTCAATCATCAACATGATTAACCACGATACTAAACATCACCTGGACTCTGCGGATCAGCTCATTGATCAACTAATGCATGACAATGAAATTTCTGCCTTCATCTTTGTTGTGCGTCTGGGTCAGTTAACAGATGCTGATAAGATGAGTCTTGAATGGCTACAAAGAGTATTTGGTGACAGTGTTCTTCAGTTTGTGATGATTCTCTTCACTTATGAGAGAAAAGAAGAGTCTGATTCTATAATAGATGATCTGAAGAAAAACACTGTTGAAGAGAAgctggtgaagaaatgtggaggAAGATATCACATCTGCAGCAAAACCATGAACAACCAATCTGAGATGAgtgaactgatgaggaagattGACCATCTGTCTAATGAAAATCAAGACAAGTACTACACTGAACAGATGTACAGCACACAGttaagagaaagaaaaaaacagaaaaaga ATGCAGTCCGCCGTAACGCCCTGACCAGAGGTCATACAGAAAAGGAGATAGAGCTCCTCATGGCCAGGTGGCTGCAGCTAGCATCTGATAGGAATGGTGGCTGA